ttttgtgtcttttttttttaataaatagatttCTAGGAGTCAGTATATATTTAATACTCTTCTTCCTTAAGAAAATAGAAGTTTAGGTCAAGTGTTATCACGTCGACACTGTCCTTATCTCACAATGGAGGAATTTAGGAAGGACCTTAACAGTTTTACAAACATAAATAAAGCCTTAGTcacactaaattaaaaaaaaattccttagggATATCTTAGAGTAATAAAGTGACTTCCTCATATAAATAGTTTGAAAGGGTACTTAAGTTTTTCACCCAAATTGTGATACACAAAAAGGTTATTACCAAGCAACTACATGTCAATAAAGCCCCAGTCAGGCAGGAGCCACAGCATTTAtcttgtttataatttctttggTACTCCCACTGTTTAGAGCACAGGTTGAACACCATGTTCATCTAAGCCTTATTAGTTAAAAAATGTGTTATGGCAAGGCAAATAAACtagtttaaaaaacattaaatttcaCCATTTGTAGAAATTCAAGTTTTATAATAGCTTGCTATAGCAGCTATAGATAAATTAGTCACCTTATTACAAAACTAAACCTTTGTAAAcaagtttaaatttaattttcaagaaCCAAATTGCACTAGTCAAGAGTGTAGGAATTTTGAGAATCTAACAACTAGATTCAAAGTACTATATCATCACTTAGTATACCCTTTAAGGTAGCACTTATCCAGTCCAAAACTCCAGTGACAAAATTCCTAGTTTATCAAGATAAACACAGTAACACTGGATTAAAGGAAAAACATTGCTATGGTATAGACTGTGGTTGGCTTCTATCCAGTAACCTTGGGAATGAAGACATCTTTGTAAACAAGTCAAGTCCTGCTGTTTCTTTAACAGCTAACATaggaaataattaaatgtattcTTTAGTGCCAattgtaagttttaaaatcaaagaATGGCAGTGTAACTTCTGAATTGGCTAGGACAATCAATCACAACACTATTTTCCTGTAAAACTTTAGTAGTTCAGTGATACCAGTTCTACCCAGTCTTGGTGAATTCCAACTTGTTTGCTTAGTTATCTTCTTTAGTGTTTTCCTGGTGGTTTTTCAGTGCTCTTCGGTGGTGTCATAATGCCTCCATTGCACACTGGTGACAACTGTCCCCCTTTTCTGAAGGTGTTTATGTAATTTACTTCTTCCTATACATGGGAAGAAATCATGCACTGATTTCATAAATCAAAGTCAAACCAGACTTCTGGGTACTTATCTGAGATTATTTAGGCCTAATTTTAATAGTCTTTTTATGTCTTTGCAAGTGTGAAGGGTCATATTCTGAAAGTTTCTGTAACATgttatatatctctctctctctctctctctctatctatctatatatatatataattaatttttttttttttttttttgagacagagtctcgctctgtcacccaggctggagtgcagtggcgtagtctcagctcactgcaacctccacctcctgggttcacgcctttctcctgcttcagcctcccgagtagctgggactacaggcacgtgccaccacacctggctaattttttgtattgttagtagagacagagtttcactgtgttagccaggatggtctcgatctcctgacctcgtgatccgcccgcctcggcctcccaaaaagtgctgggattacaggcgtgagccaccgcgcccagccataacatgttatatattttttaaactcttatcTAGACTGTTGGCATTGATCTTGAGACACTTCACAAATCTTGCTTTgatttcaaagtaattttattaacttttctaCATTTTGAAATCAGTGTGCCCATTAGAACTTTCTTTCCCCTGAAACTGCCTGAAGGAGTACTCTATTCCTACCATCAGTTTCAGTGACTTACTAGATTCAGATAGCAAAGCCAAAAAACTCAAACATACCAGCATAGCCAAATAGTTTGTATGTGTCTGGATATTATGTCTGTCTTCCATAGGAATCTTCTTAGAAGTCTTCAGCTTCACTGGACTAGTACTTTTTACTACATTGACAAAAGGTACCATCCAATCTACACATTCTGAAATACTGTCCCACTCCAAACCTAGAtagaaaaaagttagaaaagcATGAAGGTTGTACATCAGAAACTCTCTTAGATATGTCTGATGTACTTGCTGCTGTtgttgagatattttaaaaagaaaccaaatcatAACAAGTTTAGCATGTCAAAACAGATTATCACTCTCAAACTATTTACATGACTATGTTGAAGGGAAAAAGGACTTCAGAACTTCTTAACCAGTACCTTCTACATATGAAATTGAAATGGTCAAATCCCAAAGAACTCTATGTTGATTCGTTTCAACTGTATTTAAATTCCATTTGGTCTTTTTGTTGATAAACATTCAGGATTGGAAAGTACTTCTAACAGAAAGATAATCACTGggaacagctaatttttttttttgccaaagttTTAAATTCATGTTTAGCAGAATGTTTCTAAAGTTCAGAGACTGTAGTCCCATTAGAAGTTGTGAAAAGGTAAGAAGACAACAAATAGAGAGTGTTACCTGAGGCTTTCTTAACCACTTCAATGGAGGTAAAATGGCACAAGGCAGCAGCAGTCAGTATTCTGTACTGGAACTCTAATGAATCAATGGCTAGAATACACAGATCTAAAAGctaacaaaggaaaaacaaaagtacaAGCAATTTAGGAGAAAGATGAGTACTAAATGTCTCTTGCTAAAACTTTAGGGATCTAGAGATAAATAAGCCACcacccggccgggcacggtggctcacgcctgtaatcccagcactttcggaggtcgaggcgggtggatcacgaggtcaggagatcgagaccatcctggctaacatggtgaaaccccgtctctactaaaaaaatacaacaaattagccgggcgtggtggcaggcgcctgtagtcccagctactggggaggctgaggcaggagaatggcatgaacctgggaggcggagcttgcagtgagcagagatcgcgccactgcactccagcctggccgaaagagcgagactccatctcaaaaaaaaaaaaaagccaccaacCTGAAGGAAGTAGACAAGGAAGGACTGTTGTAATACAGTGTGACATGTACTAGCAGGAAGGGCACCTAATCTAGATTGGAAAAGATAGGGATGGCCTCAAATTGCCATAAATGGGTCTTAAAAGATAAGGCAGCCAGGAAGAGTAGGAGGCAGAGAATGTTCTAGGTATAGGAACATCACTTGGAACTCAGTTCACAGTTCAGAACTCCTAAGGTGAAAAATATGAAATGAGTACTTTTCCTTCATATCTTATCAAGAAAGATGAGGGGTGGTGGCTAGAAAGAGGCATTGTCTAGATTGGATCACAAAGGGTCTTTAAGAAATCAGAATTTTATAGGCTGATTCTTGAAGCTACTGGAAGATTTTTAAATCAAAGttccattttaagaaagataCCTTAGAATGCAGTGAAGCAGAcagactagaagaaaacatgtttATTAAGCCGTGAGATTAGTTAAAAGGCTGTATAATCTAGGCAATAAGAGCTGAACAAGTAGCAGTGGAATGGTATAGTGTAAAAGGGGTAGATTTCACAGATTTGAGAAGATACTTGTGCAGTGGAATTAAACTTCAATTCTGTTTGTCCTCATTGGTCCAGAAGGTAGGAGAAATGGGAGAAGAGCTGGGAATTGGAAGTGAAATATTACTGTTATATGCCTCTAGAAACTCCACATTGTTTATTGGCTTATCAGAGATTTACCATCACTATCAGAAGGGTATAGCTGCCTAGGACAATTTGGGATGCTAGGAATTCTGGATGAAAAAATTAagcttttaataaaaagttttataaaataaaccaaTTTCAGTATACTTAGTGGTTATCCAATTTGAGTATTCATAATGTGCTAGATTTAAGCACCACTGCCCACAAATTTTAACCTAAGTGACTTAATAATTATCCTCAAATGTCTTCCATATGTTAGATTTTCACATCCCACATAGAATAAGAAGGTAGATTTTCTTCACATTTGTTATATGGCAGATACAGCAGCCTTAAGATTACTTACGAGAAGTAAGCAAGAAAGAATgggatctcctttttttttttttttttttttttttttttaattttttgaggtggagtcttgctctgttgctcaggctgttgctctgttgcagcagtgcgatcttggctcactgcaacctccatctcccaggttcaagcgattctcctgcctcagtctcccaagtaacatgttggctaggctggtctcaaactcctgacctcaagtgatctgcctgcctgcctcagccacccaaagtgctgggattagagacctgagccacagcgcccggccagatcctcctcctcctctacttACTTACTTTGTTAAATATGCTAGCCTGGAAAAGTTTACTTCGAATTTAtgttctaaaaaattttttaacaaagtAATTTTAATTCTGATATTTAACTTGATAGGCACTCTGTGTAACCAAATGTAAAGACATCATACAGAATAATTCTATGCCATTATAAAGCTTAAACACAACTGGCGAAAAAAtgcttttccccattttatatcAAAAAGAGATACTTTGGTTTGGACTCCTAAAGAATGAAAGTACTCAGAAAAGTGTAAGGACtttgtttttctagaaatattAAGCAACATAAACACTGGGGACAGAACTTTATGCGTCAAAAGTTTTGTTCTAGAATTAAGGAGTGAAGTCAATATGTCATTTTGTGGTATAGCCTATTTAAGACTATACACACTGAAACCTGTAATTAATAACATTACCATTGAATCAATAAAAATGTCAGTACCTGAGCTATTTGAATGAATGTTTCCTGAGAATACTGAGGTAGAAGAACTTTAGGAGCATCTTTAAGAGCATCAACTTGGAGAAAGAGATTTAGCCAGGAGATGATTGTTACAGGACAAAGTTCCCATTTTAAAGCctgttaaacaaaatttaaaaatgcctgTTAATGAATGTAGACACATACACCACATTATATAGTAGAGGTTAGAGGTTAAGTAAATTCCCCATTCAACCATAACCATTGTCAATATTTTGATGCATTAACCTCTTAGAACTGGATCCTAATACCTCAGTTTTGACTTTTTACATTGTAGTATTTGAGATTCAATCATAACTACTTATGTTACTTAGTAACATGGTTTCTTTTTTGCAACTAGGAAAACATAATTATTATTACCTTTAATATAATGAGTTCCATCCTTAAGATATCCTCTTCACTGCAAGCACCATCAGTGACATAAGCAAACTCTTGGAGTTTAGGAGCGTAGATTTCCTTtaaattgtaatatttttattgagtACAATTGAGATTGAAATTAATTACAAATTACACATCCTCAGTCTACAATggggttacatcccaataaaccaAAATATCGTTTTAAGTAGAAagtgcattttcattttcttgaagaaataagcaaagacaaaaagtacattttcttttttttttttgaggtagtctcactctatcactcaggctggagtgcagtggtgcaatctcggttcactgcaacttccaccttccaggctcaagtgattcttgtgtctcagcctccccagtagctggggttacaggtgtgtgccactatgcctggctattttttgcattttcaggagagagaggatttcaccatgtaggccaggttgatctcaaactcctgactgcaaatgatttgcccgccttggcctcccaaagtgctgggattaaccaccgcacctggccagaaagtgCACTTTCAACTTAGAGTATTTTCAACCTAAGCAGACATAGCCCTGTTCTATGTCAAGGGGCATAATGAATGCAGGTTGTTTTcaaccatcataaagtcaaaacaTCGTAGGTCAAACCATGCTAAGTAGGGGACCATCTATATACAAATCACACACAGGCTTCAGATTTAAGGACAGCTTCACTAACTATAAATCTCAGTAAAATAATTCTATAGTCAAAACAAAGTAAGATATTTTCATATCTAGGTATCTAGTAACTATATTGATTACCAACACTTCTTTTCATAGAATTGACTTTGAATTTTCATTAATACAACTAGAATGTCTTATGTCATTTCAGTTAAAGAACAGCCAAACTTAGTTTTAAGATTGCCTGATATGTTGGTCAGATCAAAAGGAGACACCCTGCCGGGTGcagtgcagcagctcacacctataatcccagcactttgggaggtcgaggtaggagatcacctgagcccaggagtttaagaccagtgtgAGCAACAAagagaaacgctgtctctacaagaaaaaatagccaggcatggtggtggatccctgtagtctcagctattccggaggctgaggtgggaggatcgctgtagcctgggaggtcgaggctgtactGAGCTACAGtagtgccactgcatccagcctgtgtgacagtaagaccctgtctcaaaaaacaaaagcaaagcacCCAACAAATAAGGTCTAGAAACTAAAAACATTTCCTTTACCCTAGTACAAAAATATGGTTAATCAAAAAATACTTTGTGCAGTTTGGCTAACAGGTCTGTCTTAGCACTCCAGAGAAGAATTAGAATCATCAAAGGATTAGGTGTCTCCCACATAGGAGAACAGGCTAAAAGATCAGGATTTCAGTCTAGAAAGTTGTCTAAAACAGTATAATTTCAAGTAAGGATAGACTGAACACAAGTTTATGTGCCAAATTCAGCAGAATTTGGGGATGGCTCTTAAGGCTCAAAAGACATTTAAAGGAAAacagttaaaaaattaatatatgatcACAATCCCTCTTCTCTCAAAATGATACCAGCTATAAAAGTTTTAGATGAAAGTATTGATGATATCCATCATGTATTAAGAAAAGTAAATTGAGCTTATGTGAAGGAAAATCTTAAGAAAGGAGGTGCCTTCTATCAGGGCAGCACCATCAGATACAAAAATACTaggctggccaggtgcggtggctcatgcctgtagtcccagcacgttgggaggccgaggcgggtagatcgcctgagtcaggagttcaagaccagcctggccaacatggtgaaaccccatctccactaaaaatacaaaaatcagctgggcgtggtggcaagcgcctgtaatcccagctactcgggaggctgaggcaggagaatcacttgaacttgggaggcagaggttgcagagagccaagatggcgccattgcactccagcctgggcaaaagagtgagacttcgtctcaaaaaaagaaaaaaggctggatAAACCATCATTCTAACCCAACACAgtactcatttcatttcattttattagctGTTTAGTTTTCAAAGGTCATTCTGTTGAATACAAATGctataattatgtatataaatagaGCATCAATATGTTTCATTTGGCAGAATGAGCCATGGGACATTTCGCTTAGATACTAATCCCAGAATCTAAACTAGAGATTTACAATAAGGCTCAGACATTACAGAGGGAACTATGATAATTTATCATTCATCCCTGTGGTAATGTTCAGAAAATGTactgagaaacaaaaacattcatttttctaAGGAGTTAATATAAAACATAGTATTCTTTGGGATTAATATGTTGATTCAAAAAAAAGTTTGGGATAAATATATCTAAGGATAAACTTTGAGAACTTACCTCAAGTTTGGAAGCAATGAATAATGAGGTAATTCCAATGAGttgaagcatatttttatttatatcctttTGTGTCAACATAAATCTATCAAAAAAGTCTTGTGCAAGATAAAATGTTTCCCTATGGAGTGTGTATACTTCACATACCTAGAGAAGAatccaaacatttaaatattatccTCTGAAGTTCTCCAAATTTGAAAGTCATTTCTTAGcatatcagattttaaaatatgtttaagccAAACTGATAGCAAAGCTAagataggaaaggaaaaaaagaaactaagatgTACTATTAGGATAAACAAATCTATTATTATCCACATTtactagttttatagtttttcttacctcatttatttttcatattttactgcACTGTTAAAAATTATCAAAGGATACTGAATGGTTAACACTGGTGATAAACAAAATCTTATCTCTTGTTTCTGACTTTAATAGGAATTGCCCTGATGTTTCActattgttattaataataataaatagtatcTGTCATTTCTACACTTTGAGGGAAagcttttaattctcacagtaactCCATAAGTAGGtaccattatccccattttggagatgaggaaataaagatatataccagagttttttttgtttttttgtttttttttgacagggtctcactttgtcacccaggctggagtgcagtggctcactgcaacctctgcctcccaggttcaggcgattctcctacctcagcctctgagtagctgagattacaggtgtgtgccaccatgcccagctaattttttgtatttttagtagagatgggattttaccatgttggccaggctggtctcgaactcctggcttcaactgatctgcctgcctcagtcttccaaactgctggcattacaggtatgagccaccacacctggccacatggGTTTCTAATAATGAGTTAAGAAAATCTCTTTTGCTGgccgagtacagtggctcacacctgtaatcccagcactttgggaggccaaggcgggaggatcacttgaggtcaggagttcaagaccagcctggccaatagggtgaaaccccatctctattaaaaatacaaaatttagccagtatggtggcccgcgcctgtaatcccagctgtgtaAGTGGCTGAGACAGAAAGGTCGCTTGAACCCGAGATGcataggttgcaatgagctgagattgtgccattccattccagcctgggtgacaacagcgaggctccatctcaaaaaaaaaaaaaaaaaaaaaatgttgaatttcaaaaaatgtcttttgcatctattgagagcttagcatttttcttatttaccGTTAAGGTAATAAATTAatagattttcaaatgttgaatcaAGTTTGCATTCCTAGACTGAAGAATATACTAAGACAGAGTTTAACACTGCCGGATTTGATATACTGTGTATGCTCTTGCATACATAATCATATTTAGGTAAAAACAGGAATAAATTGAATAGGATAACCACTGGATGAGTATCAgtataacaaaaaggaaaaaaattaaaaattaacataattgtgcttaagttgattccatgatCTCTAGACACTCAGAAAAAGTCAAAACCCAATGCCTTCTTGTGCCCACAATTCAAATACAATCTCTCCTTCTAgtcaaaataaggaaaaagatgACCTGATGCAAAAGGACAACATTTTAGTCTTAAAAACTGTTCTGATAGCTTCTGAGATCTATTCTGCCATGTGTTCCTCCTCCAAAAAGTCTATGGTCTTTTTCCCTTAGAATGCTTCATCTCTGTCTTTAAAGagactaaaattagccgggcacggtggctggcgcctgtagtcccagctactcggagaggctgaggcaggagaatggcgtgaacccgggaggcagagcttgcagtgagccgagattgcgccactgcactccagcctgggtgacagagcgagactccgtctcaaaaaaaaaaaaaaaaaaaaaaaaaaaaaaaaagagactacaGAGCAAATATCCAAGAGTTGGAGGAAAAATCAGTTTGTCATCAACATAAGTAATCATTTTCTCAATAATAATTTCAGAAACTTTTTTAGAGCTATTATCCAGAGAAAGGGAATGGACCTAAACAAGAGAGAAAATTCTGGCACAAATCTATAGGGGCTTCAGGATCACTATTCCTTTAAATTAATGGTATACCttggaaaagaacagaagaatATAATAAAGAGAAGGTATCTGGACCATAGAGGGCTTAGAGCTTCCAGATACCCATAGTCTCATTATGGTTTAGGATATAGAAATCAGGATTCCTCATCATCATTTGATTTTGTTAATACAGAAAAAGACTTGAGGGCCCTGAAGCCTAGTTCTAGTTCTTCACTTTGTATAGCATAATTGAAAACCTAATCAACTATATGTTCCATTCACCTTGAGTATCTGTGGCACCCAGAAAGTGGCCGGTACACAGCAGTATCCACAGATAACAGGAATTCTGAATTCGGTTTAGTTACATGTAGTAGCTTTGTCTTGATTTTACTCTTATAGAGTCACTTTCCATTTTGGGTGCAATCAACTACAGTAAGTACCTCAAAAAAGACAGCTTCCTGGGGATGAACAATAAACTCTTGAGAGTACATGGAAAGCACATTTACAGCTAAATATTCTTCCATCATACAGAGACAAAGGAAATTTGTATTGCTGTAACATACCTCTAAAAGCCAGTCTAGAAGTATGGACCTCATCTGTGGTTCCAAGTCAGAATGCAGAACTTCAAAATGTTTGTCATGAACATATCTGCTCTCCTTTTTTAACATGTTTAGCCAGACTTCTTTTGAACATCCCCAGCTatggaaagagaggaaaaaaaccgtaatttttttttttttttttttttttgagacagagtctcgctctgtggctcaggctagagtgcagcggcacagtcctggctcactgtaatctccatctcccaggttcaagcaatccttgtgcctcagcctcccaagtagctgggagttacaggtgcctgccaccaagcctggctagtttttgtatttttagtagagatggggtttcaccatgttggctgggctggtctcgaacttctaacctcaagtgatccatctgcctcagcctctcaaagtgctgggattacaggcgtgacccaccatgcccggctaaaaaCCATAATTTAAACTGTGCAATCCATGTAATATACAAACTCTTGTTTACACATAGATAAAATTCAACTTTCAGACACTGAAATGCAACTTTTAATTAGAACTTGGAAGAAGCTCTTaaagtaaattagaaaaaaaacttctACCTTAATTTTTGGAAACCATTTCCTTTGCATGAATAAATAGAAGCCTGAAGTAACACAGTGGGAACCTGGACTATGATCATCCAAACCTGCAGATTTCAAGGGAGTGCCTTCTAGTCCCACTTATTTATGCTTTACAAAGGTTGCTGTTAAAAGATAACCATGTTGCTTTTCCCCTAAGTGGTCTGAGGTAATCTGTGAAAATGGTTGGCTATTCACTTGACCTGGAAAACCCCACAAAATCATGCAAATCAAGAGGTTCAAATCTTTGTGTTCACTGTAAGAACACTCGTGAAACTGCCCTATCAAGGGTATGCATATATGAAAAACCACAAAgtggccggcacggtggctcacacctgtagtccctgcactttggaaggccgaggcgggtggatcacctaaggtcagaagttcgagaccagcctggccaacatggtgaaaccctgtctcttggccgggtgcggtggctcacgcttgtaatcccagcactttgggaggccaaggcgggcggatcacgaggtcaggagatcgagaccacagtgaaaccccatctctactaaaaatacaaaaagttagccaggcgtggtggcgggcgcccgtagtcccagctactcggagaggctgaggcaggagaatggcgtgaacctgggaggcggagcttgcagtgagccgagactgcaccactgcactccagcctgggcgacacagcgagactccgtctcaaaaaaaaaaaaaaaattagccgggcgtggtggcgggcgcctgtagttcctgCCACTCagaggggctgagacaggagaatggcccgggaggcggagcttgcagtgagctgagattgtgccactgcactccagcctgggcgacagagcgagactcgtctcaaaaaaaaaaaaaaaaaaaagaaaccctgtctctactaaaaatacaaaaaattagctgggcgtggtggcacgcccgtaatcccagctattcaggaggctgaggcaggagaatcacttgcacccaggaggtggaggttgcagtgaggcgagatcacgccgccactgcactccagcctgggcgacaacagcaaagctccgtctccagaaaaaaaaaaacaccatgaagtatttttaaaatgtcactttaCAGAAACAGCGTGTACCATTCTGACATTACAATGGTGGAATTGGTAGGTGTACCCCAGGCCAAGCAGTGGGACTGGACACAAGGTTGGTGGCCCAAAAAGAGTGCTGAATTTTTGCCGCACATGCTTAAAAATGCAGAGAGTAATGCTGAACTTAAGAGTTTAGGTGTAGATTCTCCGGTCATTGAGCATCTCCAAGTGAACAAAGCACCTATGATGTGCCAACGGACCTACAGAGCTCATAGTCGGATTAACTCATACATGATCTCTCCCTGCCGCATCGAAATGATCTTTAGTGAAAAGGAACAAATTGTTCCTAAACCAGAAGAGGCGGTTGCCCAGAAGAAAAAGATATcccagaagaaactgaagaaacaaaaacttatggCACAGGAGTAAATTCAGCactaaaataaatgcaattaaaagtgaaaaaaaaaaatgttttctcaagagcaatacaaaaaagttaaacatgtaaGGCATGTGATCACAGTCAAGAGAAATCTCAATCACCTCTAAATAGATCATCTATAGCAGGATCACCTATGGGGTAGGTAAGGTGGGACAGAGTGCAGGGAAAGGGGGATTGGTGAGTTTAAGTGTCTGATTCCATTAAATTGCTTATTAAGGCCAATCATAAATTAATACAGTACATGTTTTGTATAAGCTGTACCTCTTAGTTATACTCATGGActagaaaaaagaattaagtatAGACCTTACTAAGTTTGGTAAGAAATAAATAGGGTTGATACATCAATTGAAAAAGCTTCCTTTGAGTTGAAGCTGCAAGAAACacgaataaaaattttaaaggaaaaagctgtacatgtaaaaatgtttctatCTTAACAAAAAACTAATTCCGTCCTGTTAAGTC
The Symphalangus syndactylus isolate Jambi chromosome 7, NHGRI_mSymSyn1-v2.1_pri, whole genome shotgun sequence genome window above contains:
- the CCNE2 gene encoding G1/S-specific cyclin-E2 isoform X3, whose amino-acid sequence is MSRRSSRLQAKQQPQPSQTESPQEAQIIQAKKRKTTQDVKKRREEVTKKHQYEIRNCWPPVLSGGISPCIIIETPHKEIGTSDFSRFTNYRFKNLFINPSPLPDLSWGCSKEVWLNMLKKESRYVHDKHFEVLHSDLEPQMRSILLDWLLEVCEVYTLHRETFYLAQDFFDRFMLTQKDINKNMLQLIGITSLFIASKLEEIYAPKLQEFAYVTDGACSEEDILRMELIILKALKWELCPVTIISWLNLFLQVDALKDAPKVLLPQYSQETFIQIAQLLDLCILAIDSLEFQYRILTAAALCHFTSIEVVKKASGLEWDSISECVDWMVPFVNVVKSTSPVKLKTSKKIPMEDRHNIQTHTNYLAMLVCLSFLALLSESSKSLKLMVGIEYSFRQFQGKESSNGHTDFKM